The segment GATCAGCACGGCCGAGGCGGATCGTGCCAGGGGTTACCGCCTGGGCGCGGTCGACTATATGTTTACGCCGGTGGTGCCGGAGATCCTGAAGGCGAAGGTAACGGTGTTTGTCGACCTGTTCAAGAAGACGCAGCAGGTCCAACGCCAGACGGATCAATTAAAAGTCCTCAACGAGAAACTGGGAGCACAGCTTGGAGAGGTCGAACGGCTGAATCGCCGACTTCAGGCCATCAACAAGGAGCTGGAAACCTTTTCCTACTCCGTCTCCCACGACCTCAAGGCCCCCCTTCGCGGGATGGA is part of the Candidatus Methylomirabilota bacterium genome and harbors:
- a CDS encoding response regulator, whose product is MDTEEKVNILLVDDTPSKLMALKSILVDLGHNLVEASSGKEALRQLLQQEVAVILLDVVMPGMDGFETAELIRQRGQTQNTPIIFVTAISTAEADRARGYRLGAVDYMFTPVVPEILKAKVTVFVDLFKKTQQVQRQTDQLKVLNEKLGAQLGEVERLNRRLQAINKELETFSYSVSHDLKAPLRGM